A window from Sphingobacterium hotanense encodes these proteins:
- a CDS encoding SpoIIAA family protein produces MIKQETGMPQNIVAFRAWGEVTAQDFKEVVLPAIADLVSKIDEINFILILDTSPADFTIGAWLQDAWAGIRDLTKWNRAAIVTGNEMVEKITPVFSALMIGTFKTYSHTQMNEAINWVSSGTS; encoded by the coding sequence ATGATCAAACAAGAAACAGGGATGCCCCAGAATATAGTTGCCTTCCGCGCTTGGGGCGAAGTGACAGCACAGGATTTTAAAGAAGTCGTCTTACCAGCCATAGCAGATCTAGTGAGCAAGATTGATGAAATTAATTTTATTTTAATTTTAGACACCTCCCCCGCAGATTTCACTATTGGAGCCTGGCTGCAGGATGCTTGGGCAGGGATTCGTGATTTGACAAAGTGGAACCGTGCTGCGATCGTAACCGGGAATGAGATGGTAGAAAAAATAACGCCTGTTTTTTCGGCGCTCATGATTGGGACTTTCAAAACGTATTCCCATACGCAGATGAATGAAGCCATCAACTGGGTGAGCAGTGGGACATCATGA
- a CDS encoding sensor histidine kinase — translation MDTQPIPPLTDNTHFLMFSFDLDSGRITDTNQLFRQRFKFLSIKGTFEDFLKHLHAQDRDRLLSLLPFSEHKAIQGLILRFFLGEDIRHLKCNFYPIKQGGQVFALIEDITQNVEYNDNLLKHNAKKNAILTILSHDVAGALSTAVNLIDLAQRKAQLGEVQMVQEALTAAKDICKSNISMIRTFLKKEFLATLSVPLNTDRHDIVHSLRNLSDQYKVMQSELGIEVLFRSNKEHIYMETDRDKLIQVFNNLISNALKFTPKGGTVTLCATEKETVIELSVQDNGIGIPDHLKEDIFTKFSLAKREALNGEDSHGIGLWVIKIMVEWLGGNIHFESQENKGTNFLVTFFKGTSKVGDKLT, via the coding sequence ATGGATACGCAGCCAATCCCTCCGCTTACGGACAACACCCATTTCCTGATGTTTTCTTTCGATTTGGACAGTGGACGCATTACCGATACAAATCAGCTATTCCGCCAGCGATTCAAGTTTTTGTCCATAAAGGGCACGTTTGAAGATTTTCTTAAGCATTTACATGCCCAAGACCGTGATCGGCTACTGTCTTTGTTACCGTTTAGCGAACATAAGGCAATCCAAGGGCTTATCCTGCGATTTTTCCTCGGCGAGGACATTCGTCATCTAAAGTGCAACTTCTACCCAATCAAGCAGGGGGGACAGGTATTCGCATTAATTGAAGACATTACCCAAAACGTGGAGTACAACGATAATTTATTAAAACATAATGCGAAAAAGAATGCGATTCTTACCATATTGAGTCACGATGTGGCTGGTGCGCTATCGACTGCCGTCAATTTGATAGACCTTGCACAACGCAAGGCTCAGCTAGGGGAGGTGCAAATGGTACAGGAGGCGCTTACAGCGGCGAAAGACATCTGCAAAAGCAATATTTCGATGATTCGTACATTTTTGAAGAAGGAGTTCCTCGCGACCCTGAGCGTGCCTTTGAATACAGATCGCCACGATATCGTGCATAGCCTGCGGAACCTGAGCGATCAATATAAGGTTATGCAAAGCGAGTTGGGCATCGAAGTTTTGTTCCGGTCCAATAAAGAACATATATATATGGAGACTGACCGCGACAAGCTCATCCAGGTATTCAATAATTTGATTTCTAATGCCCTCAAGTTTACGCCCAAAGGGGGCACGGTAACGCTCTGCGCTACAGAAAAGGAGACTGTAATCGAGCTATCGGTACAAGACAACGGAATTGGGATTCCCGACCATCTGAAAGAGGATATTTTTACCAAATTTAGTCTGGCAAAACGAGAAGCTTTAAACGGAGAAGATTCCCATGGGATAGGACTATGGGTAATCAAAATTATGGTAGAGTGGTTAGGAGGTAACATCCATTTCGAAAGCCAGGAAAACAAGGGCACGAATTTTTTGGTCACCTTTTTTAAGGGTACAAGCAAAGTGGGGGATAAATTGACGTAG